Proteins from a genomic interval of Streptomyces sp. NBC_01445:
- a CDS encoding ATP-binding protein has product MTRSRPEGAASAALWERDKEIADVERALGELCGDAASSGSLVVFRGEAGIGKTALLEEVRRIAAGRATVWSARGGETVTSVPFNVVRQLLQPALLVLSQEEAREYFGDWYEIAGPALGIAEPGGRQADPQGVRDGLVAAVSRLARLHWPLVLLVDDAQWADEETLHWLAAFAERLDDLPVLVVVAHRDGEATAASTGHLEAVGAAARPRTTLYALTPDATAGLTRATLGEHADAPFCREVWAVTGGNPYETVELLAKVQDSELEPAEGSAGELRALNKSARGRGLVDRLEGLGTDATRFAWAAAILGTRIAHDLAARLAGMTPGEAGRCAVRLRAARILTDVTYEDGAVRLEFVHPLIASAVYRSIPAATRTAMHGQAAWAVTASGHGAAAASRHLLQVHPDDDPELVEQLRAAAGEHLAVGAPEAARRCLERALQEPPLPDVRSGLLYELGCATLLTSPAVTIGYLRQALDTNPGLDGDARVDAVCRLSQALVHNNQLEVALREIDAEAARLDPGPARLRLQAMRYMWEGIHAGEEDSPGRSRNLAALAGSLTGRDNPERVLLVLRAFDAMTRGENAEEVVELCDRSLVNERLAPGLGWTDPEWGFELLAMLGSAYLFADRLDRAESLFTEAVRAYETARWSGGHLALAHAFVGYVHRRRGRLTDAEAVLRESLRLADRVGRGLPMHWDAACMLIDTLVARGRIGEAMEIAERYSFGPPYPSTIVLPDAHSVRGRLLIAAGRTEEGVNELEAAAKAATARGGHNTIMAPWACDLARALATEDPTRSRELAADARLQAERFGTDTAIGEALRCEAALETGQRSLTLYAKSVTYLEASPCAYEHAVARVEYGIAARSVAELTRGLTLAKSCGADGLAARAREVLDTGRGLR; this is encoded by the coding sequence ATGACGCGGAGTCGGCCTGAAGGAGCCGCCTCGGCCGCCCTGTGGGAGCGGGACAAGGAGATCGCGGACGTCGAGCGGGCGCTCGGCGAACTCTGCGGGGACGCGGCGTCGTCGGGCAGCCTCGTCGTGTTCAGGGGCGAAGCGGGCATCGGCAAGACCGCCCTCCTCGAAGAGGTGCGCCGCATCGCGGCGGGACGGGCCACGGTCTGGTCGGCCCGCGGCGGTGAGACCGTCACCTCCGTCCCCTTCAACGTCGTACGCCAGTTGCTGCAGCCCGCCCTCCTCGTGCTCTCGCAGGAGGAGGCCCGCGAGTACTTCGGCGACTGGTACGAGATCGCCGGCCCCGCCCTCGGCATAGCCGAACCGGGCGGCCGCCAGGCCGACCCGCAGGGTGTGCGCGACGGACTCGTCGCGGCCGTGTCCCGGCTCGCCCGGCTGCACTGGCCGCTCGTCCTGCTCGTCGACGACGCGCAATGGGCCGACGAGGAGACCCTCCACTGGCTCGCCGCGTTCGCCGAACGCCTCGACGACCTCCCCGTCCTCGTGGTCGTCGCCCACCGCGACGGCGAGGCGACCGCCGCCTCCACCGGACACCTCGAAGCCGTCGGCGCCGCCGCCCGGCCCCGCACCACCCTGTACGCCCTCACCCCCGACGCCACCGCAGGACTCACCCGCGCCACCCTCGGCGAGCACGCCGACGCCCCCTTCTGCCGCGAGGTGTGGGCCGTCACCGGCGGCAACCCGTACGAGACGGTCGAGCTCCTGGCCAAGGTCCAGGACAGCGAACTCGAACCCGCGGAGGGCTCGGCCGGCGAGCTGCGCGCCCTGAACAAGTCGGCGCGCGGCCGCGGCCTCGTCGACCGCCTCGAAGGCCTCGGCACCGACGCGACGCGCTTCGCCTGGGCCGCCGCCATCCTCGGCACCCGGATCGCCCACGACCTCGCGGCGCGCCTCGCCGGGATGACGCCGGGCGAGGCCGGCCGCTGCGCCGTGCGGCTGCGCGCCGCCCGCATCCTCACCGACGTGACGTACGAAGACGGCGCCGTGAGGCTGGAGTTCGTCCACCCGCTGATCGCCAGCGCCGTGTACCGCTCCATCCCGGCGGCCACCCGCACCGCCATGCACGGGCAGGCCGCCTGGGCCGTCACCGCCTCGGGCCACGGCGCCGCGGCCGCCTCCCGGCATCTGCTCCAGGTCCACCCGGACGACGACCCGGAACTCGTCGAGCAGCTGCGCGCGGCGGCCGGCGAACACCTCGCGGTCGGCGCCCCGGAGGCCGCCCGCCGCTGTCTGGAGCGCGCCCTCCAGGAACCGCCGCTGCCCGACGTACGGTCCGGACTGCTCTACGAGCTGGGCTGCGCCACCCTCCTCACCTCGCCCGCCGTCACCATCGGCTACCTGCGCCAGGCCCTCGACACCAACCCGGGCCTCGACGGGGACGCGCGCGTGGACGCCGTGTGCCGGCTGTCCCAGGCCCTCGTCCACAACAACCAGCTGGAAGTGGCGCTGCGCGAGATCGACGCCGAGGCCGCGCGGCTCGACCCGGGTCCGGCCCGTCTCCGCCTCCAGGCCATGCGCTACATGTGGGAGGGCATCCACGCGGGCGAGGAGGACTCCCCGGGCCGCTCCCGCAATCTCGCCGCGCTCGCGGGCTCCCTCACCGGCCGGGACAACCCCGAGCGGGTCCTGCTCGTCCTGCGCGCCTTCGACGCGATGACGCGCGGCGAGAACGCGGAGGAGGTGGTCGAACTCTGCGACCGCTCCCTCGTCAACGAACGCCTCGCGCCGGGCCTCGGCTGGACCGACCCCGAGTGGGGCTTCGAACTCCTCGCCATGCTCGGCAGCGCCTATCTCTTCGCCGACCGGCTCGACCGCGCGGAGAGCCTGTTCACCGAGGCCGTACGCGCCTACGAGACGGCGCGCTGGAGCGGCGGCCATCTGGCGCTCGCGCACGCCTTCGTCGGTTACGTCCACCGCAGGCGCGGCCGCCTCACCGACGCCGAGGCCGTCCTGCGCGAGAGCCTGCGCCTGGCCGACCGCGTCGGCCGCGGCCTGCCCATGCACTGGGACGCCGCGTGCATGCTCATCGACACGCTCGTGGCCCGGGGCCGGATCGGCGAGGCGATGGAGATCGCGGAGCGCTACTCCTTCGGCCCGCCCTACCCCTCCACGATCGTCCTGCCCGACGCGCACTCCGTCCGAGGACGCCTGCTGATCGCCGCGGGCCGCACCGAGGAGGGCGTCAACGAGCTGGAGGCGGCGGCCAAGGCGGCCACCGCCCGCGGCGGACACAACACGATCATGGCGCCCTGGGCCTGCGACCTGGCCCGCGCGCTCGCCACCGAGGACCCGACGCGCTCCAGGGAACTGGCCGCCGACGCCCGGCTCCAGGCCGAGCGCTTCGGCACGGACACGGCGATCGGGGAGGCCTTGCGCTGCGAAGCCGCCCTGGAGACCGGCCAGCGCTCCCTGACGCTCTACGCGAAGTCCGTCACGTACCTCGAGGCGTCGCCCTGCGCGTACGAACACGCGGTGGCCCGCGTCGAGTACGGCATCGCCGCCCGCTCGGTCGCGGAACTCACCCGAGGCCTCACCCTGGCCAAGTCGTGCGGCGCCGACGGCCTGGCCGCCCGCGCCCGTGAGGTCCTGGACACGGGACGCGGCCTGCGCTGA
- a CDS encoding phosphocholine-specific phospholipase C: protein MPELNRRRFLQIAGATAGFTALSNSIDRAAAIPAARVKGTVQDIEHIVVLMQENRSFDHYFGTMKGVRGFGDPRPVTLPSGKPVWNQASGGKDVLPYHPDAADLGMQFIAGLDHDWAGGHSAFNNGKYDNWIAAKGTGTMAYLTRQDIPFHYALADKFTVCDDYHCSFMGATDPNRYYMLSGHVGNDGTGGGPVLGNQEAGYGWTTYAERLEKAGVSWKVYQDIGDGLDAAGSWGWIDDAYRGNYGDNSLLYFNNYRNAKPGDPLYDKARTGTNAKAGDGYFDVLKADVKAGKLPKISWIAAPEAFSEHPNWPANYGAWYISQVLDALTSNPDVWSRTALFITYDENDGYFDHVVPPYAPASANQGLSTADTTLDYFKGNASYSAGPYGLGQRVPMIVVSPWSTGGYVCSETLDHTSILRFMEKRFGVKETNISPWRRAICGDLSTAFDFSLTNTTPAQLPSTAGYLPPDHDRHNSYVPKPPASPVLPKQESGSRPARPLPYAPYVDGVSTPSTGKFQLTFSGGPSAGAAFQVRSLNRTDGPWTYSTEAGKSISDAWNSTYSAGKYDLTVHGPNGFLRAFKGTNTVAEPGLTARHDASTGNLTLTLTNPTGADVHLTVTNAYGGTPQTYTVRAGATVTQTVDLRATKRWYDLKVTADSDSTYLRRLAGHVENGQAGVSDPGILTV from the coding sequence ATGCCTGAACTCAACCGGCGGCGCTTCCTGCAGATAGCGGGCGCGACCGCGGGCTTCACCGCCCTGTCGAACAGCATCGACCGCGCCGCCGCCATTCCGGCCGCCCGCGTCAAGGGAACCGTCCAGGACATCGAGCACATCGTCGTCCTGATGCAGGAGAACCGGTCCTTCGACCACTACTTCGGCACGATGAAGGGCGTCCGCGGCTTCGGCGACCCGCGACCGGTGACGCTCCCCAGCGGCAAGCCCGTGTGGAACCAGGCGAGCGGCGGCAAGGACGTCCTGCCCTACCACCCCGACGCGGCAGACCTCGGCATGCAGTTCATCGCAGGCCTCGACCACGACTGGGCCGGCGGCCACAGCGCGTTCAACAACGGCAAGTACGACAACTGGATCGCCGCCAAGGGCACGGGCACGATGGCGTATCTGACGCGCCAGGACATCCCGTTCCACTACGCGCTCGCCGACAAGTTCACGGTGTGCGACGACTACCACTGCTCGTTCATGGGGGCCACCGACCCCAACCGCTACTACATGCTGTCGGGCCACGTCGGCAACGACGGCACCGGCGGCGGGCCCGTCCTCGGCAACCAGGAGGCCGGCTACGGCTGGACCACGTACGCCGAGCGCCTGGAGAAGGCCGGGGTCTCCTGGAAGGTCTACCAGGACATCGGCGACGGCCTCGACGCCGCCGGGAGCTGGGGCTGGATCGACGACGCCTACCGCGGCAACTACGGCGACAACTCGCTCCTCTACTTCAACAACTACCGCAACGCAAAGCCGGGCGACCCCCTTTACGACAAGGCCCGCACCGGCACGAACGCCAAGGCGGGCGACGGCTACTTCGACGTCCTGAAGGCCGACGTCAAGGCCGGGAAGCTCCCCAAGATCTCCTGGATCGCGGCGCCCGAGGCGTTCTCCGAGCACCCCAACTGGCCCGCGAACTACGGCGCCTGGTACATCTCGCAGGTCCTCGACGCGCTCACGTCCAACCCGGACGTGTGGAGCAGGACGGCGCTGTTCATCACGTACGACGAGAACGACGGCTACTTCGACCACGTGGTGCCGCCGTACGCCCCCGCCTCCGCGAACCAGGGCCTGTCCACCGCCGACACCACCCTCGACTACTTCAAGGGCAACGCGAGCTACTCGGCGGGCCCCTACGGCCTCGGGCAGCGCGTCCCCATGATCGTCGTCTCGCCGTGGTCCACGGGCGGTTACGTGTGCTCGGAGACGCTCGACCACACCTCGATCCTGCGGTTCATGGAGAAGCGCTTCGGCGTCAAGGAGACCAACATCTCGCCGTGGCGCCGCGCCATCTGCGGCGACCTCTCCACCGCCTTCGACTTCTCCCTCACGAACACGACTCCGGCGCAACTGCCCAGCACCGCCGGGTACCTGCCGCCGGACCACGACCGGCACAACAGCTACGTGCCGAAGCCGCCGGCCAGCCCCGTGCTGCCCAAGCAGGAGTCGGGCTCCCGTCCCGCGCGCCCGCTGCCGTACGCGCCCTACGTCGACGGGGTCTCCACACCGTCGACCGGCAAGTTCCAGCTCACGTTCAGCGGCGGGCCCTCCGCGGGCGCGGCGTTCCAGGTGAGGTCGCTCAACCGGACCGACGGCCCCTGGACGTACTCCACCGAGGCCGGCAAGTCGATCTCGGACGCCTGGAACTCCACTTACTCCGCCGGGAAGTACGACCTCACGGTGCACGGCCCGAACGGATTCCTGCGCGCCTTCAAGGGCACCAACACCGTCGCCGAGCCCGGACTCACGGCCCGCCACGACGCGAGCACGGGCAACCTCACGCTCACGCTGACGAACCCCACCGGCGCCGACGTCCACCTCACCGTGACCAACGCCTACGGCGGAACGCCGCAGACGTACACCGTGCGGGCCGGTGCCACTGTCACGCAGACCGTCGACCTGCGTGCGACCAAGCGCTGGTACGACCTGAAGGTGACCGCCGACAGCGACAGCACGTACCTGCGCCGCCTCGCGGGCCATGTCGAGAACGGACAGGCCGGCGTGAGCGACCCCGGGATCCTCACGGTCTGA
- a CDS encoding DUF2510 domain-containing protein: protein MTQVTPPGWYPDPGQKPEGPRTERWWDGSVWTEQTRAAGAGATPAPPAYAPTAPGAHPQAYGYPQTSQPQGQFGHPGYPGYPAYPEPKPKRGLKIAIAAVVAVVVLGGIVGGVYALTSGDGNGKSDRAGSSPSPSASPGLPQGPEGGTGGSGGSDGSGGSGGESGAPQAPGSGDGFAADLVNGVSIPVLDGWTGGTTKGGNAGVTTGPYACPGDTKQQCVRGGAFSASAEALKLKATGAEAAAKEDISKNAQESYGGAIYGKITSHRELASQAVTVAGRQGYLVRWQVVTAKGDDGYVESLVVPAPGNPKSLVVVRFGIDVNDKAPDVTSMDKITKGIKKSAIAEGGGNGQDV, encoded by the coding sequence ATGACCCAGGTGACTCCCCCCGGCTGGTACCCCGATCCCGGCCAGAAGCCCGAAGGCCCCCGCACCGAACGCTGGTGGGACGGCAGTGTGTGGACGGAGCAGACCCGTGCCGCCGGGGCCGGCGCCACGCCCGCCCCGCCCGCGTACGCGCCGACGGCTCCCGGCGCGCATCCTCAGGCGTACGGCTATCCGCAGACCTCCCAGCCGCAGGGGCAGTTCGGCCATCCCGGATACCCGGGCTACCCCGCGTACCCGGAGCCGAAGCCGAAGCGCGGCCTCAAGATAGCCATCGCCGCCGTTGTCGCTGTGGTGGTGCTCGGCGGCATCGTCGGCGGCGTGTACGCGCTGACGTCCGGGGACGGCAACGGCAAGAGCGACCGGGCCGGCTCCTCGCCAAGTCCCTCTGCTTCCCCGGGACTTCCTCAGGGGCCGGAGGGCGGGACGGGCGGTAGCGGGGGCAGCGACGGGTCCGGTGGCTCCGGTGGCGAGAGCGGCGCTCCGCAGGCGCCGGGTTCCGGCGACGGCTTCGCCGCCGACCTGGTCAACGGGGTGTCGATACCCGTGCTCGACGGCTGGACCGGCGGCACGACGAAGGGCGGCAACGCGGGGGTGACGACCGGCCCGTACGCCTGCCCCGGCGACACGAAGCAGCAGTGTGTGCGCGGCGGCGCGTTCTCGGCGTCGGCCGAGGCGCTGAAGCTCAAGGCGACCGGCGCGGAGGCCGCGGCCAAGGAGGACATCTCCAAGAACGCGCAGGAGTCCTACGGCGGCGCGATCTACGGGAAGATCACCTCGCACAGGGAACTGGCCTCCCAGGCCGTCACCGTGGCGGGCCGGCAGGGCTATCTGGTGCGCTGGCAGGTCGTCACGGCCAAGGGCGACGACGGCTACGTCGAGTCGCTGGTCGTCCCCGCGCCGGGCAACCCCAAGTCGCTGGTCGTCGTCCGCTTCGGCATCGACGTGAACGACAAGGCGCCGGACGTGACCTCGATGGACAAGATCACCAAGGGCATCAAGAAGTCCGCGATCGCCGAGGGCGGCGGCAACGGGCAGGACGTGTAG
- a CDS encoding phosphatase PAP2 family protein translates to MNSLTEPAEPEPDTAGRETDAVGHQPDVVARPPLVRELLLVVGLFLVYKFGRQLANGHTGEAFHNAHRVWDLERAVHLPGEGAVQHALLHSDGLVHIANTYYATVHFPATAAFLIWLYLCRPRHYIWTRRVLAALTAAALVLHLTFPLAPPRMLAAAHLVDTGQVYGPTVYGATPQTDSMANQFAAMPSLHFGWALMVAVGLIAATRSRLRWLWLLHPALTLFVVVGTANHYWLDAIVATALLGIALAAIRLPGTTQAAKPGPSIGRHLLPAPRTASSLTATAETMGAAIPAPWTPAHQRGGSLSASEVLARIPVSVTAGSASAVDAPVASVTSGAARPGREVLTASGAHR, encoded by the coding sequence ATGAATTCCCTTACCGAGCCTGCCGAACCGGAGCCGGACACAGCCGGCCGCGAGACGGACGCCGTCGGCCACCAGCCGGATGTCGTCGCCCGCCCGCCCCTGGTCCGGGAGCTCCTGCTGGTCGTCGGACTGTTCCTCGTCTACAAGTTCGGCAGGCAACTGGCCAATGGCCACACCGGCGAGGCGTTCCACAACGCGCACCGCGTGTGGGACCTCGAACGCGCCGTCCATCTGCCGGGCGAGGGCGCCGTGCAGCATGCCCTGCTGCACAGCGACGGCCTCGTCCACATCGCGAACACGTACTACGCGACGGTGCACTTCCCGGCGACGGCGGCCTTTCTGATCTGGCTGTATCTGTGCAGGCCCCGGCACTACATATGGACGCGCCGGGTACTGGCCGCCCTCACCGCGGCGGCCCTTGTGCTGCATCTCACCTTCCCGCTGGCCCCGCCCCGGATGCTGGCCGCCGCGCACCTCGTGGACACCGGGCAGGTGTACGGGCCGACCGTCTATGGCGCGACGCCGCAGACCGACTCGATGGCGAACCAGTTCGCCGCGATGCCGTCGCTGCACTTCGGCTGGGCCCTGATGGTCGCCGTCGGCCTGATCGCCGCGACCCGCTCCCGGCTGCGCTGGCTGTGGCTCCTGCACCCGGCGCTCACTCTGTTCGTCGTCGTCGGCACGGCGAACCACTACTGGCTGGACGCGATCGTGGCGACGGCCCTCCTGGGCATCGCGCTCGCGGCGATCCGGCTGCCCGGCACCACTCAGGCCGCGAAGCCCGGTCCGTCCATCGGCCGGCACCTGCTGCCCGCCCCGCGCACCGCGTCCTCGCTCACGGCGACCGCGGAGACCATGGGCGCGGCGATCCCCGCCCCCTGGACCCCGGCGCATCAGCGCGGCGGCTCCCTCTCCGCGTCCGAAGTGCTCGCGCGCATCCCGGTGTCGGTGACGGCGGGCTCTGCGTCCGCCGTCGACGCGCCGGTCGCGTCGGTCACCTCGGGAGCGGCACGTCCGGGGCGCGAAGTCCTCACGGCGTCAGGAGCACACCGGTGA
- a CDS encoding MFS transporter — MSRSPQAPSPAPRSSNRLTFAVLATGAGVFSMMQSLVAPALPTVQHALHTSQATSTWVMTAYLLSASIFTPILGRVGDLVGKKRTMVAALVALTVGCVLAALAPSITVLIVARVVQGIGGALFPLSFGIIRDEFPGHRVSPSISNLSAVIAAGGGVGMVAAGPIVGALDYRWLFWLPAAVVAVTALIAYRYVPESPTRGTGRVNWLGSVLLSGWLVALLLPISQATSWGWASIKVVGLLAAAVVLFAAWVLAEARSASPLIDLRVMRLPAVWTTNTAALLFGAGMYAVWSFLPGFAQTPSSAGYGFGASVTGAGLLMLPMLVAMFLAGVLSGRLEPAVGAKTLLTTGAALGAVSCAMLAAWHSEQWQVALAAGVFGLGIGLAFASMANLIVQSVPAAQTGAATGMNANIRTIGGSIGAAVMSSLVTGHLQASGLPYASGYTHGFTLLAALCLAAALAALLVPAARRAGGTRVPAAHGTTAGADEQAVLEQPTSR; from the coding sequence ATGTCCCGGAGTCCCCAGGCGCCGAGCCCGGCGCCCAGAAGCTCCAACCGCCTCACCTTCGCGGTCCTCGCGACGGGTGCCGGCGTGTTCTCGATGATGCAGTCGCTGGTCGCCCCGGCCCTGCCCACCGTCCAGCACGCGCTGCACACCAGCCAGGCCACCTCGACCTGGGTGATGACCGCCTATCTGCTGTCCGCCTCGATCTTCACGCCCATACTCGGCCGGGTCGGCGACCTCGTCGGCAAGAAGCGCACCATGGTCGCCGCGCTCGTCGCGCTGACCGTGGGCTGCGTGCTCGCGGCCCTCGCCCCGAGCATCACCGTGCTCATCGTCGCCCGCGTCGTCCAGGGCATCGGCGGCGCGCTCTTCCCGCTGTCGTTCGGCATCATCCGCGACGAGTTCCCCGGCCACCGGGTCAGCCCCAGCATCAGCAACCTGTCCGCCGTCATCGCGGCCGGCGGCGGTGTGGGCATGGTCGCGGCCGGGCCGATCGTGGGCGCGCTCGACTACCGCTGGCTGTTCTGGCTGCCCGCCGCCGTCGTCGCGGTGACGGCTCTGATCGCGTACCGCTACGTTCCCGAGTCGCCGACGCGCGGCACGGGACGCGTGAACTGGCTCGGCTCCGTGCTGCTCTCCGGCTGGCTCGTCGCCCTGCTGCTGCCCATCAGCCAGGCCACGTCCTGGGGCTGGGCATCGATCAAGGTCGTCGGTCTGCTGGCCGCCGCCGTGGTCCTCTTCGCCGCGTGGGTGCTCGCCGAGGCACGCTCCGCGAGCCCGCTGATCGACCTGCGCGTCATGCGGCTGCCCGCCGTGTGGACGACGAACACGGCCGCGCTGCTCTTCGGCGCGGGGATGTACGCGGTGTGGTCGTTCCTGCCCGGGTTCGCCCAGACACCCTCGTCCGCCGGGTACGGCTTCGGGGCGAGCGTGACGGGCGCGGGGCTGTTGATGCTCCCCATGCTCGTGGCGATGTTCCTCGCCGGGGTGCTCAGCGGCCGGCTCGAACCCGCCGTAGGGGCGAAGACACTGCTCACCACCGGCGCCGCGCTGGGCGCCGTCTCCTGCGCGATGCTCGCCGCCTGGCACTCCGAGCAGTGGCAAGTCGCCCTCGCGGCAGGCGTGTTCGGACTCGGCATCGGGCTCGCGTTCGCGTCCATGGCGAACCTGATCGTGCAGAGCGTCCCGGCGGCGCAGACCGGCGCGGCCACCGGCATGAACGCCAACATCCGCACCATCGGCGGCTCGATCGGCGCCGCCGTGATGAGCAGCCTGGTCACGGGGCACCTCCAGGCGTCGGGACTCCCCTACGCCTCCGGGTACACCCACGGCTTCACGCTGCTCGCGGCGCTGTGCCTCGCCGCCGCGCTCGCGGCGCTGCTGGTCCCGGCCGCGCGCCGGGCGGGCGGAACGCGCGTCCCGGCCGCGCACGGGACGACGGCCGGGGCGGACGAGCAGGCGGTCCTGGAGCAGCCCACGTCGCGGTGA
- a CDS encoding TetR/AcrR family transcriptional regulator translates to MESQEQAGTSVTTSRRSKITPEREREFYDAVLDQLRENGYEALTMEGVAAQACCSKSTLYRQWKTKPQLVAAALRAGRCVKFASVDTGTFAGDLRSAARAAAQQAGRDTQLVQALGHAVLSDEELQGALREALVEPELAALGAMVDRAVARGEIAADHPAVEFLAAQLLGVQRIRPVLEGRYADADYLTRFVDAVVLPALGLSEAT, encoded by the coding sequence ATGGAGTCCCAGGAGCAGGCAGGCACATCAGTGACCACTTCGCGCCGCTCCAAGATCACTCCGGAGCGCGAGCGGGAGTTCTACGACGCGGTCCTCGACCAGCTCCGCGAGAACGGCTACGAGGCGCTCACCATGGAGGGCGTCGCGGCCCAGGCGTGCTGCAGCAAGTCCACGCTCTACCGGCAGTGGAAGACGAAGCCGCAGCTCGTGGCCGCCGCACTGCGGGCGGGACGCTGCGTGAAGTTCGCCAGTGTCGACACGGGTACGTTCGCCGGGGACCTGCGCTCGGCCGCTCGCGCGGCGGCGCAGCAGGCCGGACGCGACACTCAGCTCGTCCAGGCCCTCGGCCACGCGGTCCTCAGTGACGAGGAACTCCAGGGGGCGCTGCGCGAGGCCCTGGTCGAGCCGGAGCTGGCCGCGCTCGGGGCGATGGTCGACCGGGCCGTGGCGCGCGGCGAGATCGCCGCGGACCATCCGGCCGTCGAGTTCCTGGCCGCCCAGCTGCTCGGGGTGCAGCGCATCCGCCCGGTCCTCGAGGGCCGGTACGCGGACGCGGACTACCTCACCCGCTTCGTCGACGCCGTGGTGCTGCCCGCACTCGGCCTGAGCGAAGCCACCTGA
- a CDS encoding phospholipid scramblase-related protein, producing MTTHSNTPAGWYPDPQGAPQTLRWWDGAQWTEHTSPVQQPAGQQVPQQAQRQPQQQQVQQPVQGQFAQQQQHAAGPYGQQAPQQQSYVDPAKVQRQVQHQAGVAPTAQGGGSLFTEPVLVVNQKAKLIELTNEYTVMDQNGAQIGSVVQVGQSTLKKVARFVSSLDQFMTHKLEIRDAYGQPQLVMTRPAKFMKSRVVVERPDGSPVGEIVQQNMIGKINFGINVNGQQIGAIKAENWRAWNFSIVDHADNEVARITKTWEGLAKTMFTTADNYVLQIHYQLPEPLLSLVVATALTVDTALKQDARGFG from the coding sequence GTGACGACGCATTCGAACACCCCGGCAGGCTGGTACCCCGACCCCCAGGGCGCGCCCCAGACCCTGCGGTGGTGGGACGGCGCGCAGTGGACCGAGCACACCAGCCCTGTGCAGCAGCCCGCGGGCCAGCAGGTCCCGCAGCAGGCGCAGCGGCAGCCTCAACAGCAGCAAGTGCAGCAGCCGGTCCAGGGCCAGTTCGCGCAGCAGCAGCAGCACGCGGCCGGCCCGTACGGGCAGCAGGCCCCGCAGCAGCAGAGTTACGTCGACCCCGCCAAGGTGCAGCGCCAGGTGCAGCACCAGGCCGGTGTCGCGCCCACCGCGCAGGGCGGCGGCAGCCTCTTCACCGAGCCGGTCCTGGTGGTGAACCAGAAGGCCAAGCTGATCGAGCTGACGAACGAGTACACCGTCATGGATCAGAACGGCGCGCAGATCGGCTCCGTCGTCCAGGTCGGCCAGAGCACCCTCAAGAAGGTCGCGCGCTTCGTCTCCAGCCTCGACCAGTTCATGACCCACAAGCTGGAGATCCGCGACGCGTACGGGCAGCCGCAGCTCGTCATGACGCGGCCCGCGAAGTTCATGAAGTCGCGTGTCGTCGTGGAGCGCCCGGACGGCTCGCCCGTCGGCGAGATCGTCCAGCAGAACATGATCGGCAAGATCAACTTCGGGATCAACGTGAACGGCCAGCAGATCGGCGCGATCAAGGCCGAGAACTGGCGGGCCTGGAACTTCTCGATCGTCGACCACGCCGACAACGAGGTCGCCCGCATCACGAAGACGTGGGAGGGACTCGCCAAGACGATGTTCACGACCGCGGACAACTACGTCCTCCAGATCCACTACCAGCTGCCCGAGCCGCTCCTGAGCCTCGTCGTGGCGACCGCCCTCACGGTGGACACCGCCCTCAAGCAGGACGCACGCGGCTTCGGCTGA
- a CDS encoding TetR/AcrR family transcriptional regulator → MTDRELVGGIVAAQRPRRADARRNFDALLAAARDAFAEKGAEASLEDIARKAGVGIGTLYRNFPTRRHLFETVYAEEVDALCRLADELADAPPWDGLAAWLRRFVDYTVTKRAIRDALSGESDIFVSCRRAMIDAGEPLLLRAQAAGEVREDMSFDDLLRLISGVTGAAYVDTEQRDRVFGITLDGMRTGPAPRKP, encoded by the coding sequence ATGACGGACAGGGAACTCGTCGGCGGGATCGTCGCGGCCCAGCGTCCGCGCCGCGCGGACGCGCGCCGCAACTTCGACGCGCTCCTCGCCGCGGCCCGCGACGCGTTCGCCGAGAAGGGCGCGGAGGCGTCGCTCGAGGACATCGCCCGCAAGGCCGGCGTCGGCATCGGCACGCTGTACCGCAACTTCCCCACGCGCAGGCACCTCTTCGAGACGGTCTACGCGGAAGAGGTCGACGCCCTGTGCCGGCTCGCGGACGAACTCGCGGACGCCCCGCCGTGGGACGGGCTCGCCGCGTGGCTGCGCCGGTTCGTGGACTACACCGTCACCAAGCGCGCCATCAGGGACGCACTCAGTGGTGAGTCGGACATCTTCGTCTCCTGCCGCCGCGCCATGATCGACGCCGGTGAACCGCTGCTGCTGCGCGCGCAGGCGGCCGGGGAGGTCCGCGAGGACATGTCCTTCGATGACCTGCTCCGCCTGATCTCCGGCGTCACCGGCGCGGCCTACGTGGACACCGAGCAGCGCGACCGGGTCTTCGGCATCACGCTCGACGGGATGAGGACGGGTCCCGCGCCTCGCAAGCCGTGA